The genomic DNA aaattttatttgaaacttaCAGTGTCCGCGGATGTCAACGGGAAATACTTGTTCTTCTTTCTGACTTCTCTGCTTGGATAACTCAACGGGTAATAAACCAGTCGAAAACCAGTGTCCTCCTGAAGGATGAACCGGGACAACCACCTTGCTGGCTCTTCACCGCAGTCGCACGCTTGTACAGGTTGTCCCCACACCGCCACGCGGAATCCTTTACCTTGGATTCGCGATAGATCGATGGACACGGACATCATTCCCGGACCTGATAGTGTGAGAACCGATCCGGAAATGCTGGGCGATACCTTGCAACAATAGATCCTTTTACTTCGTTTGTAATCGGAGACGGAAACAAAGAGCAGTCTTATTGATAGCACTCTTGAAATCTGAGATTTTATCGAGCCACGTTGGAAATACCCTCCAATCAGAGCAGAAATGTTTGGGAGAAAGATAGTGGCGTCGTTTAAGGGAGAAACGCTCGCAGGATGAATTAATTGCTGACGTTCTAGTCAGAAACAGTTAATTTCAAGAGTTTCCATTGCGATAAAACGGATCGTTAATTTCGATTATAAAAGTTTCCTGAATTAAGGCGCCGACTCGTACTCTTGGAGGGACAAGATTGAGACTTATAGGACCGCTAACGGCGCTTAACAACCCGTGAAGACAACGTGCAGGAAAAAAATGACCGGATGGCCGCGTTATCGCCAACTTTCACGATAATTCTTCCTTGTAATCCTTTCTTTTCGCGTTATGATGAAGTATTTTTCTCTCTGCAGGAGATACTTTGATCAGATCGGGTTAATTTATGGACCAGCTACCCCTGAGAAATTTGTATTAATATCGAACCAAAAATACTTTCTTCTGGTACTATACACAATCCAAGGTACAAGTATATTATTAACTTTTGCcaataaatttacataatttaaataactttaaataatttcaaagaaatgcTGTTAATTATCAAATGTTAATAGCTTCTAATAACATAGCAAATGTGGGTAATTAGTTCAGTATCGTTCAAATCGCAGTAATTTGTAATATCTTACAATTTTATAGCTTTTAGTAACCATATCGCATAATTTTACGTAATCTTTAAAAACTTTGACTAACATAAATGTGGCCTCTTGTTTTAATAACGTCCTGTACATAATAAATTCTTACCAAGACCATTTTGGGATGCTGCCTAGCGGTGACGAAGTGTCCATTGAGGTCGATGACCATCAGCGTGCGGTCCCTCAACCAGCCAGACTTCAGACCCAGTTTCGTGCACTCCATCGTGTTCATTCGGATCGGTCCAAGTGACTTAACCGGGAACACGATCATGTTACTGAGTTCACCGACCTTCCGCCATTCCGAGGGTGGCTGATCCTTCTGCCTCTTGGTCCAGTACCACCAAAGGAACACGACCACCGTCCCGGCGCCGACAGCTGCCGCCGACACGTACGTCAACCGTGTTCTATCTGTTCCCAACAAGTTAAACGATTAATTTTCAACGGTGAAGCGACCATGCGAAACGGTCCGTTGCAAAATCATTCGCATGAAACCATGATCGAACAAGAAGATAAACTCGTGATCGTTGATGAACGCTGAATGAGACTGAAAGCATTATTGACCCAGCTGGAACATCTCAGAGAAtatttaaatgtataaatatttagttCATACGTATGATAtaattattctgaatttttcaattaaaactttCCACTTGCTACCTTGAGCAATTAATACATCCAGTATTAATGatacttaaaatttaatttaatttctcttttttctggAGAAACTTATTTCCAAgtttaattaacattaattaatcaaaagtaACTTATTCGTGCATCAGATATCAAGATGTTAACTGACTACAAAGTAGCAACATAGTGTTACGTTTGTTGGTCATTAGCCTATCGTCTTCTTTAGCATGTTTTATGCAACTTGCATCTCATATTTCAAGGAGAAGACTCGAACTAGCTCTCGCTCGAAGTGCAATCTGCAATGCAAATTATTCGCAAAGTAGCTAGCTGACGAGGAAAAAAGAGATAAAGGAGGACCCCAGAGGAGATCCTCGTTCTTGAACGCTGCACACCAGGCTTTCGTCACTACCTAAACTCGTCTCAACCAGAGCgtggatcattttttttttacgtagcTGATTGAGAATCTTCGAACGAGACTGCAAGATAGGACTGATAAGTTTCTCTTATCAGTAGGTGCGGAGATTGAATGCGTAAAGGCTTATTACCTGAGTGTAAATTGAAAGAAGCGAGCAGAGGTATAAATTGAACAAGCACAACAAAACGATTAACGGTATATAAGTAAAAAGagaatattatttattgaaattgggAACGATGAATTGTACAATTTATTTGCGTTAAAGTGTCCCATAGGTAAGAAAGTGGGTCGAACAGGTCGATGCACTTTCGAAAATGCATACGGAATACAGTACTTtgcattcttcttttttctcagtTCGACTTCCAGTTGTGCTCAAAGCGACGATTTCTAATTACgttaaaaattgaagaattaaatttgaaaattaactatccATATCCAGAATAACTTTTACTACGAATTTATAACAATGTACTCGGAATATCCGTCTTCGTGAAGCTTCTTATATGAATGCTCCACATACAAAGGTTAACTTGTACATTACGATTTGACCCGATTTGATTGTGAGTGTTATCAATAAAGTCAAATAGACGTCCTCACGGACACATATACTGTACTTCcaacaaaaaataaaacgttTCTCTTACATCataaatgtatttataataCATCATACCGTATTTACATCAGACATTTGATGTTATCGATTTAGGGTTTCCAACGAATCACAGAAAGAAGGGAAGGGTCTAATGAGGCCCTTCGTCTCGAATCAATACCATAGGGCGTTGCTCCCTTGTACGTACTTACCACTGTGCGAATGAATTCTATCAAAATACTGAAATTGCGAATACCTTTTAGAAATGTAGCCTAATCATGGAGATACTATAATTATAAGTCCGATTTAAAATTACTGTGTTTTTTTTCTGTACATACAATATTATCTGATGTATATATTGGTAGGTACGAGATTGTTTTAATAACAGGCTTTAAGATAAAAACGAGTGTTATAAATAACTGTAATACAAGTAAATTATTCAGATTACGATGCTATGTTTTTTCTGCGATTAGATCATGAAGAAATTCAAATGAGGTATGGACTATGACGGTGGTGtgataaattttacattttaagcGTTTGATGTGTAAATGATACGAATATTCGAAACAAAACtaaatattgaattaataaaatggaatgtttaaattaattaaattccaattaTCATTGGAACAGTTAGGAAAATTTACagaaataccttgatatatctctaaaattaaaaagattataAGATAAGGAAACAGTACCTACATGAAGTCGATCGATATCAATGGTCCACACGATGGAATCTATTCATCCATGATCAACAGCAATAGAATAACGATCAACTTGTGAGGCCG from Osmia lignaria lignaria isolate PbOS001 chromosome 15, iyOsmLign1, whole genome shotgun sequence includes the following:
- the LOC117612033 gene encoding mitochondrial amidoxime reducing component 2 isoform X1 — protein: MILDSIVWTIDIDRLHVDRTRLTYVSAAAVGAGTVVVFLWWYWTKRQKDQPPSEWRKVGELSNMIVFPVKSLGPIRMNTMECTKLGLKSGWLRDRTLMVIDLNGHFVTARQHPKMVLVSPSISGSVLTLSGPGMMSVSIDLSRIQGKGFRVAVWGQPVQACDCGEEPARWLSRFILQEDTGFRLVYYPLSYPSREVRKKNKYFPLTSADTGAYPDATSYNLINESSITELNTRLDNPVIADQFRPNFVVKGAVPYEEDSWQWVKIGDVIFKNVMPCTRCIFTTIDPETGKKDSKAEPLKTLKSYRQITDPAIRPMTGESPVMGIHLALGSSNGTVRLGDPIYVGVPGMEPPLISPP
- the LOC117612033 gene encoding mitochondrial amidoxime reducing component 2 isoform X2; the protein is MILDRTRLTYVSAAAVGAGTVVVFLWWYWTKRQKDQPPSEWRKVGELSNMIVFPVKSLGPIRMNTMECTKLGLKSGWLRDRTLMVIDLNGHFVTARQHPKMVLVSPSISGSVLTLSGPGMMSVSIDLSRIQGKGFRVAVWGQPVQACDCGEEPARWLSRFILQEDTGFRLVYYPLSYPSREVRKKNKYFPLTSADTGAYPDATSYNLINESSITELNTRLDNPVIADQFRPNFVVKGAVPYEEDSWQWVKIGDVIFKNVMPCTRCIFTTIDPETGKKDSKAEPLKTLKSYRQITDPAIRPMTGESPVMGIHLALGSSNGTVRLGDPIYVGVPGMEPPLISPP
- the LOC117612033 gene encoding mitochondrial amidoxime reducing component 2 isoform X3, which translates into the protein MIVFPVKSLGPIRMNTMECTKLGLKSGWLRDRTLMVIDLNGHFVTARQHPKMVLVSPSISGSVLTLSGPGMMSVSIDLSRIQGKGFRVAVWGQPVQACDCGEEPARWLSRFILQEDTGFRLVYYPLSYPSREVRKKNKYFPLTSADTGAYPDATSYNLINESSITELNTRLDNPVIADQFRPNFVVKGAVPYEEDSWQWVKIGDVIFKNVMPCTRCIFTTIDPETGKKDSKAEPLKTLKSYRQITDPAIRPMTGESPVMGIHLALGSSNGTVRLGDPIYVGVPGMEPPLISPP